One part of the Arabidopsis thaliana chromosome 1 sequence genome encodes these proteins:
- the TPS14 gene encoding terpene synthase 14 (terpene synthase 14 (TPS14); CONTAINS InterPro DOMAIN/s: Terpene synthase, metal-binding domain (InterPro:IPR005630), Terpenoid synthase (InterPro:IPR008949), Terpenoid cylases/protein prenyltransferase alpha-alpha toroid (InterPro:IPR008930), Terpene synthase-like (InterPro:IPR001906); BEST Arabidopsis thaliana protein match is: terpene synthase 02 (TAIR:AT4G16730.1).), with translation MALIATKISSRSCFVSAYPNNSPTFLISKFPNTVDSLSPANTAKRSILRNVHASVSNPSKQFHNKTSLEYLHELNIKKIKNILSANVDVPSENLEMIDVIQSLGIDLHFRQEIEQTLHMIYKEGLQFNGDLHEIALRFRLLRQEGHYVQENKKGGFKDVVKNDVKGLTELFEASELRVEGEETLDGAREFTYSRLNELCSGRESHQKQEIMKSLAQPRHKTVRGLTSKRFTSMIKIAGQEDPEWLQSLLRVAEIDSIRLKSLTQGEMSQTFKWWTELGLEKDVEKARSQPLKWHTWSMKILQDPTLTEQRLDLTKPISLVYVIDDIFDVYGELEELTIFTRVVERWDHKGLKTLPKYMRVCFEALDMITTEISMKIYKSHGWNPTYALRQSWASLCKAFLVEAKWFNSGYLPTTEEYMKNGVVSSGVHLVMLHAYILLGEELTKEKVELIESNPGIVSSAATILRLWDDLGSAKDENQDGTDGSYVECYLNEYKGSTVDEARTHVAQKISRAWKRLNRECLNPCPFSRSFSKACLNIARTVPLMYSYDDDQRLPDEYLKSLM, from the exons ATGGCCTTAATAGCTACCAAAATAAGTTCAcgttcttgttttgtttctgcttaTCCAAACAATTCTCCAACGTTTCTGATATCCAAATTTCCCAATACGGTCGATTCTTTGTCGCCTGCAAATACTGCTAAAAGATCGATCTTGAGAAACGTCCATGCTTCAGTTTCTAACCCTTCGAAGCAGTTTCATAATAAGACATCctta GAATATTTACACGAGTTGAATatcaagaagatcaagaatATACTAAGTGCAAACGTAGATGTTCCATCCGAGAACCTGGAGATGATCGATGTCATTCAAAGTTTAGGCATTGATCTCCATTTTCGACAAGAGATCGAGCAAACCCTTCACATGATTTACAAAGAAGGCCTCCAATTCAACGGTGATCTCCATGAGATAGCGCTTCGCTTTCGATTGCTGAGACAAGAGGGTCACTATGTTCAAGAAA ACAAGAAGGGTGGATTTAAAGACGTAGTAAAAAATGACGTCAAGGGTCTAACAGAATTGTTTGAAGCTTCTGAGCTCCGTGTAGAAGGTGAAGAAACACTCGACGGTGCGAGAGAATTCACATATAGCCGCCTTAATGAACTTTGCTCAGGTAGAGAAAGTCATCAAAAGCAAGAGATAATGAAGTCTTTGGCGCAACCTCGCCACAAAACCGTAAGAGGATTAACGTCCAAGAGGTTCACAAGCATGATCAAAATCGCGGGTCAAGAAGATCCAGAATGGTTACAGTCTCTATTACGAGTGGCGGAGATCGATTCCATTAGGCTAAAGTCATTGACTCAAGGAGAAATGTCTCAAACATTTAA ATGGTGGACAGAACTTGGTTTAGAAAAAGATGTGGAGAAGGCAAGAAGCCAGCCGTTAAAATGGCATACGTGGTCCATGAAAATTCTTCAAGATCCGACCTTAACCGAACAAAGGCTTGATCTTACCAAACCAATATCGCTTGTTTATGTTATAGATGACATTTTCGATGTCTATGGGGAGCTAGAAGAACTAACCATCTTCACACGAGTTGTTGAGAG ATGGGATCATAAGGGGCTTAAGACGCTACCCAAATACATGAGGGTTTGTTTTGAAGCTCTAGATATGATCACAACGGAGATTAGCATGAAGATCTACAAATCACATGGTTGGAACCCGACATACGCTCTTCGACAATCG TGGGCAAGTTTGTGTAAAGCATTCTTGGTAGAAGCAAAGTGGTTTAATTCGGGTTACTTACCCACCACTGAAGAGTATATGAAGAATGGGGTTGTGAGTTCAGGTGTTCATTTAGTGATGCTTCATGCCTATATCTTGTTAGGCGAAGAactaacaaaagagaaagtcGAACTAATAGAGAGTAACCCGGGGATTGTATCATCTGCAGCTACAATTCTCAGGCTCTGGGATGATCTCGGAAGTGCCAAG GATGAGAACCAAGATGGAACTGATGGATCATATGTAGAGTGTTACCTGAACGAGTACAAGGGATCAACTGTTGATGAAGCAAGAACACATGTTGCCCAGAAGATATCTAGAGCATGGAAACGCTTGAACAGGGAGTGTCTGAATCCATGTCCATTCTCAAGATCATTCTCAAAAGCTTGTCTCAACATTGCAAGAACAGTTCCTTTAATGTACAGCTATGATGATGATCAACGACTTCCCGACGAATATCTCAAGTCTCTAATGTAA
- the TPS14 gene encoding terpene synthase 14 (terpene synthase 14 (TPS14); CONTAINS InterPro DOMAIN/s: Terpene synthase, metal-binding domain (InterPro:IPR005630), Terpenoid synthase (InterPro:IPR008949), Terpenoid cylases/protein prenyltransferase alpha-alpha toroid (InterPro:IPR008930), Terpene synthase-like (InterPro:IPR001906); BEST Arabidopsis thaliana protein match is: terpene synthase 02 (TAIR:AT4G16730.1); Has 1701 Blast hits to 1676 proteins in 178 species: Archae - 0; Bacteria - 0; Metazoa - 0; Fungi - 0; Plants - 1696; Viruses - 0; Other Eukaryotes - 5 (source: NCBI BLink).), which translates to MALIATKISSRSCFVSAYPNNSPTFLISKFPNTVDSLSPANTAKRSILRNVHASVSNPSKQFHNKTSLEYLHELNIKKIKNILSANVDVPSENLEMIDVIQSLGIDLHFRQEIEQTLHMIYKEGLQFNGDLHEIALRFRLLRQEGHYVQEIIFKNILDKKGGFKDVVKNDVKGLTELFEASELRVEGEETLDGAREFTYSRLNELCSGRESHQKQEIMKSLAQPRHKTVRGLTSKRFTSMIKIAGQEDPEWLQSLLRVAEIDSIRLKSLTQGEMSQTFKWWTELGLEKDVEKARSQPLKWHTWSMKILQDPTLTEQRLDLTKPISLVYVIDDIFDVYGELEELTIFTRVVERWDHKGLKTLPKYMRVCFEALDMITTEISMKIYKSHGWNPTYALRQSWASLCKAFLVEAKWFNSGYLPTTEEYMKNGVVSSGVHLVMLHAYILLGEELTKEKVELIESNPGIVSSAATILRLWDDLGSAKDENQDGTDGSYVECYLNEYKGSTVDEARTHVAQKISRAWKRLNRECLNPCPFSRSFSKACLNIARTVPLMYSYDDDQRLPDEYLKSLM; encoded by the exons ATGGCCTTAATAGCTACCAAAATAAGTTCAcgttcttgttttgtttctgcttaTCCAAACAATTCTCCAACGTTTCTGATATCCAAATTTCCCAATACGGTCGATTCTTTGTCGCCTGCAAATACTGCTAAAAGATCGATCTTGAGAAACGTCCATGCTTCAGTTTCTAACCCTTCGAAGCAGTTTCATAATAAGACATCctta GAATATTTACACGAGTTGAATatcaagaagatcaagaatATACTAAGTGCAAACGTAGATGTTCCATCCGAGAACCTGGAGATGATCGATGTCATTCAAAGTTTAGGCATTGATCTCCATTTTCGACAAGAGATCGAGCAAACCCTTCACATGATTTACAAAGAAGGCCTCCAATTCAACGGTGATCTCCATGAGATAGCGCTTCGCTTTCGATTGCTGAGACAAGAGGGTCACTATGTTCAAGAAA ttattttcaaaaacatccTAGACAAGAAGGGTGGATTTAAAGACGTAGTAAAAAATGACGTCAAGGGTCTAACAGAATTGTTTGAAGCTTCTGAGCTCCGTGTAGAAGGTGAAGAAACACTCGACGGTGCGAGAGAATTCACATATAGCCGCCTTAATGAACTTTGCTCAGGTAGAGAAAGTCATCAAAAGCAAGAGATAATGAAGTCTTTGGCGCAACCTCGCCACAAAACCGTAAGAGGATTAACGTCCAAGAGGTTCACAAGCATGATCAAAATCGCGGGTCAAGAAGATCCAGAATGGTTACAGTCTCTATTACGAGTGGCGGAGATCGATTCCATTAGGCTAAAGTCATTGACTCAAGGAGAAATGTCTCAAACATTTAA ATGGTGGACAGAACTTGGTTTAGAAAAAGATGTGGAGAAGGCAAGAAGCCAGCCGTTAAAATGGCATACGTGGTCCATGAAAATTCTTCAAGATCCGACCTTAACCGAACAAAGGCTTGATCTTACCAAACCAATATCGCTTGTTTATGTTATAGATGACATTTTCGATGTCTATGGGGAGCTAGAAGAACTAACCATCTTCACACGAGTTGTTGAGAG ATGGGATCATAAGGGGCTTAAGACGCTACCCAAATACATGAGGGTTTGTTTTGAAGCTCTAGATATGATCACAACGGAGATTAGCATGAAGATCTACAAATCACATGGTTGGAACCCGACATACGCTCTTCGACAATCG TGGGCAAGTTTGTGTAAAGCATTCTTGGTAGAAGCAAAGTGGTTTAATTCGGGTTACTTACCCACCACTGAAGAGTATATGAAGAATGGGGTTGTGAGTTCAGGTGTTCATTTAGTGATGCTTCATGCCTATATCTTGTTAGGCGAAGAactaacaaaagagaaagtcGAACTAATAGAGAGTAACCCGGGGATTGTATCATCTGCAGCTACAATTCTCAGGCTCTGGGATGATCTCGGAAGTGCCAAG GATGAGAACCAAGATGGAACTGATGGATCATATGTAGAGTGTTACCTGAACGAGTACAAGGGATCAACTGTTGATGAAGCAAGAACACATGTTGCCCAGAAGATATCTAGAGCATGGAAACGCTTGAACAGGGAGTGTCTGAATCCATGTCCATTCTCAAGATCATTCTCAAAAGCTTGTCTCAACATTGCAAGAACAGTTCCTTTAATGTACAGCTATGATGATGATCAACGACTTCCCGACGAATATCTCAAGTCTCTAATGTAA
- a CDS encoding Lung seven transmembrane receptor family protein (Lung seven transmembrane receptor family protein; FUNCTIONS IN: molecular_function unknown; LOCATED IN: endomembrane system, integral to membrane; CONTAINS InterPro DOMAIN/s: Transmembrane receptor, eukaryota (InterPro:IPR009637); BEST Arabidopsis thaliana protein match is: Lung seven transmembrane receptor family protein (TAIR:AT1G10980.1); Has 653 Blast hits to 651 proteins in 175 species: Archae - 0; Bacteria - 2; Metazoa - 278; Fungi - 148; Plants - 158; Viruses - 0; Other Eukaryotes - 67 (source: NCBI BLink).) → MKNRSLGFWAIGVLLIGSLIGATEGSIHEYNNEKFTAKFNARFFHGGSEGLYASKSQDLNSSSSSDNSFKGKSFIRFDDVTFVRTKESASKQNAMQSTSGLVEAIILEVKDRDRIGGTFLKSEVICCTPELADTGSCSLGEVIIKRESNDVEWPRQIKTFFKGNKTEVNMSPETVVINKTGMYYLYFMICDPELDGTRIKGRTVWKNPDGYLPGKVAPLMNVFGFMSLAYILLGLVWFVRFVQFWKDIIQLHYHITLVIALGMCEMAVRYFEYVNFNSTGMRPMDVTLWAVTFSSIKKTLSRLLLLVVSMGYGVVKPTLGGITSRILLLGVIYFVATEALELVEHLGNINDFSGKTMIVLVIPVALLDACFILWIFSSLARTLEKLQIKRNMAKLELYRNFTNALAISVLLSIAWIGFELYFNGTDPLIELWRMAWIIPAFWNLLSYGLLAVICILWAPSNNPTRYSYLAETGDEFEEEGISLTGSGIKSTEDVERNELLFGLPDDVEEGKRE, encoded by the exons ATGAAGAATCGttctttagggttttgggcGATCGGGGTTTTGCTCATCGGAAGCTTGATCGGAGCTACGGAAGGCTCGATTCATGAGTACAACAACGAAAAGTTCACTGCAAAATTCAATGCTCGCTTCTTCCATGGTGGTAGCGAAGGTCTTTACGCTTCCAAATCTCAAGAtctaaactcttcttcttcttctgataatTCTTTTAAAGGCAAGTCCTTTATAAG GTTTGATGATGTAACATTTGTGAGGACAAAGGAATCTGCTAGTAAACAGAATGCAATGCAGTCAACTTCAGGATTAGTGGAAGCAATTATACTTGAGGTAAAAGACCGTGATAGAATCGGTGGTACTTTTCTCAAATCCGAAGTGATTTGTTGCACGCCGGAGCTAGCTGATACTGGATCTTGTAGTCTTGGGGAAGTTATCATTAAGAGAGAGTCTAATGATGTTGAGTGGCCAAGACAGATCAAGACATTCTTTAAAGGGAATAAGACTGAAGTTAACATGTCCCCTGAAACTGTGGTTATCAATAAGACTGGGATGTATTATCTTTATTTCATGATATGTGACCCGGAATTGGATGGTACTAGGATCAAGGGGAGAACAGTTTGGAAGAACCCTGATGGTTATTTACCTGGAAAGGTTGCTCCTTTAATGAACGTTTTTGGCTTTATGTCGTTAGCGTATATTTTGCTTGGTCTAGTTTGGTTTGTGAGGTTTGTTCAGTTTTGGAAGGATATAATTCAGTTGCATTATCATATCACTTTGGTTATTGCTCTTGGTATGTGTGAAATGGCTGTTCGATACTTTGAGTATGTTAATTTTAACTCCACTGGGATGAGGCCAATGGATGTTACCCTATGGGCGGTGACCTTTTCTTCTATAAAGAAGACGCTTTCtaggcttcttcttctggtagTCTCTATGGGTTATGGTGTTGTAAAGCCTACCCTTGGTGGTATAACCTCGAGGATACTTCTACTTGGAGTCATATATTTTGTTGCAACAGAGGCTCTTGAGTTGGTTGAGCATTTGGGAAACATCAATGACTTTTCGGGAAAGACGATGATAGTTTTGGTTATTCCCGTGGCATTACTGGATGCTTGCTTTATTCTGTGGATTTTCTCATCATTGGCAAGAACACTTGAGAAACTTCAG ATTAAGAGAAACATGGCCAAGCTTGAGCTTTATAGGAACTTCACCAATGCACTCGCTATCTCTGTTCTGCTCTCTATCGCTTGGATTGGTTTTGAG CTATACTTCAACGGAACTGACCCTCTAATCGAACTCTGGCGAATGGCGTGGATCATTCCAGCTTTTTGGAATTTACTCTCTTATGGTCTGTTAGCAGTCATATGCATCCTTTGGGCTCCATCAAATAATCCTACAAG GTACTCATACTTAGCGGAAACAGGGGATGAGTTTGAAGAGGAAGGTATCTCATTGACAGGTAGTGGAATTAAGAGTACAGAAGATGTTGAAAGGAATGAACTTCTATTTGGGCTTCCAGACGACGTTGAAGAGGGCAAACGTGAGTAA
- a CDS encoding serine protease, putative (Protein of unknown function, DUF538) (Protein of unknown function, DUF538; FUNCTIONS IN: molecular_function unknown; INVOLVED IN: biological_process unknown; LOCATED IN: endomembrane system; EXPRESSED IN: 23 plant structures; EXPRESSED DURING: 13 growth stages; CONTAINS InterPro DOMAIN/s: Protein of unknown function DUF538 (InterPro:IPR007493); BEST Arabidopsis thaliana protein match is: Protein of unknown function, DUF538 (TAIR:AT5G54530.1); Has 441 Blast hits to 441 proteins in 25 species: Archae - 0; Bacteria - 0; Metazoa - 0; Fungi - 0; Plants - 440; Viruses - 0; Other Eukaryotes - 1 (source: NCBI BLink).), which produces MSMLLLLLLLVPFITPSSQSSIRNLLEARGLPGGLFPDNVESYSLDDKTGELEVQLQNPCFARFENRVYFDRVIKANLSYGGLVGLEGLTQEELFLWLPVKGIAVNDPSSGLVLFDIGVAHKQISRSLFEDPPVCYPPGSIMEKLEKSKMDIQLKR; this is translated from the exons atgtctatgcttcttcttcttcttcttcttgtcccATTCATTACTCCATCTTCGCAATCTTCCATTCGAAACCTCCTCGAAGCTCGCGGTTTACCAGGTGGTTTGTTTCCAGACAACGTGGAGAGTTATAGTCTAGATGATAAGACAGGAGAGCTCGAAGTTCAGCTACAAAATCCTTGTTTCGCTCGGTTCGAAAACAGAGTATATTTTGATCGTGTGATTAAAGCAAATTTAAGCTATGGTGGGCTTGTTGGACTTGAAGGTTTAACACAAGAAGagctttttctttggttacCTGTTAAAGGCATTGCAGTGAATGATCCTTCTTCTGGACTTGTTCTCTTCGATATCGGTGTTGCTCATAAACAAATCTCTCGTTCTCTCTTTGAAGATCCTCCTGTTTGTTATCCTCCTG GATCTATAATGgagaagttagaaaaaagCAAGATGGATATTCAGCTCAAGAGAtga